From Gottschalkiaceae bacterium SANA:
TGTGAAGATGAGTGAAATCCACGGGATGAGCCAACGCGGTGGTTCGGTTTCGTCGCAGGTGCGCTACGGCACCGATGTCCAATCTCCTGTTATCGAAAAAGGTGGTGCAGATATCTTGGTTGCCTTTGAAAGAATGGAAGCTCTTCGATGGTTGGACCACGTGAAACCAGAAGGACAGGTTGTTGTTTGTGATACGGCCATTGAGTCTATGCCAATGAAAGTAGGCAAGGCTATTTATTCAAAAGAAATTATTCAGGAATTGAAATCTAGAATTAAAACAAGAGTGATTCCTGCTGTTGAGCTA
This genomic window contains:
- a CDS encoding indolepyruvate oxidoreductase subunit beta is translated as MNDTKSILLVGVGGQGTILASKLLTLGLLEAGYDVKMSEIHGMSQRGGSVSSQVRYGTDVQSPVIEKGGADILVAFERMEALRWLDHVKPEGQVVVCDTAIESMPMKVGKAIYSKEIIQELKSRIKTRVIPAVELAKELGNERVMNVILLGALVRSMGLESIDWNQLIADQVKPKFVALNHQAIQIGMDQVSKKELSHSTAV